One window of Alteriqipengyuania lutimaris genomic DNA carries:
- a CDS encoding energy transducer TonB translates to MFEPSSHWNLEYAASSCRLARIFGEGDDRIVLALDRFGPGGGFQMIVAGKEVRRLTTGDSIIEVETRFGPYEEAMETDAFAGDLGEFKPALIIAGTGLGPDPEQADDEEYAWDDPANYDVDPLDEEKLIAREAKAEWISISRGRRIVYLATGPMGAPLAALRKCSDDLLGDWGVDLEEHRSLTRRAMPTSDPARWILSSDYPRGLLIQGAQGIVRFRLTVDTDGSPLQCSIQGSTRPEGFETASCDALMRRAEFAPALDAQGNPVKSYYTGSVRFQLAR, encoded by the coding sequence ATGTTCGAGCCCTCGTCCCACTGGAACCTCGAATATGCGGCGAGCAGTTGCCGCCTGGCACGGATCTTCGGCGAGGGGGACGACCGGATCGTGCTGGCGCTCGACCGATTCGGGCCGGGTGGCGGTTTCCAGATGATCGTCGCGGGCAAGGAAGTGCGCCGTCTGACGACCGGGGATTCCATTATAGAGGTCGAAACACGGTTCGGCCCCTACGAAGAGGCGATGGAAACGGACGCGTTCGCCGGCGACCTCGGAGAATTCAAGCCCGCGCTCATCATCGCGGGCACCGGCCTTGGACCGGATCCCGAGCAAGCCGACGATGAAGAGTACGCCTGGGACGACCCTGCGAACTATGATGTCGACCCGCTCGATGAAGAAAAGCTGATCGCCCGCGAGGCGAAAGCCGAATGGATATCGATCTCGCGCGGGCGGCGCATCGTCTACCTCGCGACAGGTCCGATGGGAGCTCCTCTGGCCGCGCTGCGCAAGTGTTCGGACGATCTGCTGGGCGACTGGGGCGTGGACCTCGAAGAACATCGGTCGCTGACCCGTCGCGCGATGCCGACGTCCGATCCGGCACGCTGGATCCTTTCGAGCGACTATCCGCGAGGCTTGCTGATCCAGGGCGCGCAAGGCATCGTTCGTTTCCGACTGACGGTGGACACTGATGGCAGCCCGCTGCAGTGCTCCATCCAGGGCTCGACCCGGCCCGAGGGGTTCGAGACGGCATCTTGCGACGCGCTCATGCGGCGTGCGGAATTTGCTCCGGCACTCGATGCCCAAGGCAATCCGGTAAAGAGCTATTATACCGGATCGGTCCGGTTCCAGTTGGCACGCTGA
- the mnmA gene encoding tRNA 2-thiouridine(34) synthase MnmA gives MADPTLLSSAQAATDLFDLPRPASECRIVVAMSGGVDSSVVAALAAATGADVVGMTLQLYDYGAATGRKGACCAGDDIADARAVADRLGIAHYVLDHESAFRESVVEQFADDYLAGRTPVPCIRCNMGPKFTDLLAMARELDADCLATGHYVKRVMGAGGAELHRAEDASRDQSYFLFATTQDQLDFLRFPLGGMPKTLVRELAEGASLRNAGKPDSQDICFVPDGNYAKIVTGLRPEGATPGRIVHAQTGVPLGEHQGVIHFTVGQRRGLEIGGQPEPLYVVELDADAAEVRVGPKAMLATASAQLIETNRIGPLPDMPLSAKVRSLAKAIPVRVEGSLGDGAPVTLRFDQPEFGVAPGQAAVIYAGERVVGGGWINETTSAV, from the coding sequence ATGGCCGATCCTACCCTCCTTTCCAGCGCCCAGGCGGCGACGGACCTGTTCGACCTGCCGCGTCCGGCCTCCGAGTGCCGGATCGTCGTTGCGATGTCGGGCGGGGTCGACAGCTCGGTGGTGGCCGCGCTCGCCGCGGCGACCGGTGCGGACGTGGTCGGCATGACGCTGCAGCTATACGATTACGGCGCCGCCACGGGGCGCAAGGGCGCGTGCTGCGCGGGCGACGACATCGCCGATGCACGCGCCGTCGCCGACCGGCTGGGCATTGCGCATTACGTCCTCGATCACGAAAGCGCCTTTCGCGAATCCGTGGTCGAGCAGTTCGCCGACGATTACCTCGCGGGCCGCACTCCCGTGCCTTGCATTCGCTGCAACATGGGGCCCAAGTTCACCGATTTGCTCGCGATGGCCCGAGAGCTCGATGCCGATTGCCTCGCTACCGGCCATTACGTGAAGCGGGTGATGGGCGCCGGCGGGGCCGAATTGCATCGCGCCGAAGACGCTAGCCGTGACCAGTCTTATTTTCTCTTCGCAACGACGCAGGATCAGCTCGATTTTCTGCGCTTCCCGCTGGGCGGGATGCCGAAGACGCTGGTGCGCGAGCTGGCCGAAGGCGCATCCCTGCGCAATGCGGGCAAGCCCGACAGCCAGGACATCTGTTTCGTGCCCGACGGCAATTACGCCAAGATCGTCACGGGTCTGCGCCCGGAAGGCGCGACGCCAGGCAGGATCGTCCATGCCCAGACCGGCGTGCCCCTGGGCGAGCACCAGGGCGTGATCCATTTCACGGTCGGCCAGCGCCGCGGGCTCGAGATCGGCGGCCAGCCGGAGCCGCTCTATGTGGTCGAACTCGATGCCGATGCGGCGGAGGTACGGGTGGGGCCCAAAGCCATGCTCGCGACCGCCAGCGCGCAACTGATCGAAACCAACCGCATCGGCCCGCTGCCCGACATGCCGCTATCTGCGAAAGTCCGCTCGCTCGCCAAGGCCATCCCGGTCCGCGTGGAAGGCTCGCTGGGCGATGGCGCGCCCGTCACCTTGCGGTTCGATCAGCCCGAATTCGGCGTGGCGCCGGGGCAGGCCGCCGTGATCTATGCGGGCGAACGCGTGGTCGGCGGCGGCTGGATCAACGAGACAACCTCGGCCGTATAA
- a CDS encoding PhzF family phenazine biosynthesis protein — MSALPYWHVDAFANRPFGGNQAAVMPLTGWLPDATLQAIAEENNFAETAFLVRDTSGNADWDLRWFTPTSEVALCGHATLAAGHVLLDKANGYHSGDSVTFRTRKAGGLEVRRMDEGYELALPITTVEEAELPSLLNALHVKAPLFESVSGAEQTTIVLLEDEAAVRALHPDMQALAKIDRMVICTAPGTETDIVSRVFVPAWGVPEDSVTGSAHAALAPFWTKRLGRDTLSAFQASKRGGMLHCRMDGERVWLGGPCVTVVEGRFNLPE, encoded by the coding sequence GTGAGCGCGCTGCCCTACTGGCATGTCGATGCCTTTGCCAACCGCCCCTTCGGGGGCAACCAGGCGGCGGTCATGCCGCTCACAGGCTGGCTTCCCGATGCCACGCTGCAGGCCATCGCCGAAGAGAACAATTTCGCCGAGACCGCCTTCCTCGTCCGCGATACGAGCGGCAATGCCGACTGGGACCTGCGCTGGTTCACGCCGACCAGCGAGGTCGCGCTGTGCGGTCATGCGACCCTGGCGGCGGGCCACGTCCTTCTCGACAAGGCCAATGGCTACCACTCCGGCGATTCGGTCACTTTCCGCACGCGCAAGGCCGGCGGCCTCGAGGTGCGGCGGATGGACGAGGGTTATGAGCTGGCGCTCCCGATCACGACGGTCGAAGAAGCCGAACTTCCCTCGCTCCTGAACGCGCTGCACGTGAAGGCGCCGCTGTTCGAATCGGTCAGCGGGGCCGAGCAGACAACGATCGTGCTGCTGGAAGACGAAGCCGCGGTCCGTGCGCTCCACCCGGATATGCAGGCTCTGGCGAAGATCGACCGGATGGTGATCTGCACCGCCCCAGGTACCGAGACCGATATCGTCAGCCGGGTTTTCGTGCCTGCATGGGGCGTGCCGGAAGACAGCGTTACCGGTTCCGCGCATGCGGCGCTTGCCCCTTTCTGGACCAAGCGGCTCGGACGCGACACCTTGAGCGCTTTCCAGGCATCGAAACGAGGCGGCATGCTCCACTGCCGTATGGATGGGGAGCGCGTGTGGCTCGGCGGGCCGTGCGTCACCGTGGTGGAAGGCAGGTTCAACCTGCCCGAATAG
- a CDS encoding GlsB/YeaQ/YmgE family stress response membrane protein — protein MLSWIIAIIIGGVAGWIASMIMGRDASMGIFWNIIVGLIGSLIGNWVGNTFFGVGGPIGEFSLTGFIVAILGAVILLAIANLVQRGRVR, from the coding sequence ATGCTGAGTTGGATTATCGCGATTATCATCGGTGGCGTCGCGGGCTGGATTGCCAGCATGATCATGGGCCGTGACGCGTCGATGGGCATCTTCTGGAATATTATTGTCGGCCTGATCGGTTCGCTTATCGGTAACTGGGTCGGCAACACCTTCTTCGGCGTCGGCGGTCCGATCGGCGAATTCAGCCTGACCGGGTTCATCGTCGCTATTCTCGGCGCGGTAATCCTGCTGGCGATCGCCAATCTGGTCCAGCGCGGCCGGGTTCGCTAA
- a CDS encoding efflux RND transporter permease subunit encodes MDFRNISAWSIRNPVIPLVLFTALLFAGLLSFRTMDVVNNPEVEFPAVNVSISQPGAAPTEIENQITQLVESAVRSINGVKTINSTASEGSSSTFIEFEIGTDPDDAVSEVTNAIDTIRGSLPDGILEPRVSKEEISGGFLGIYAVEADDMTLEQLSWFIDDVVAKRLLGVEGMAEVNRFAGVDREIEVILDPQRIQSYGVTASQLNQVLRQNNLNAAGGAAEVGGTRQSVRVLGNSQDAYALSQQQIQLGDGRTIKLADVATVRDGYSEQTSISKVRDKEVVNFAMSRAKGASDVSTFEGALEEIAEIEAENPGVRFIQLTDSVKYTEEQYESSMAMMIEGALLAVVVVFFFLRDWRATFISSVAIPLSAIPTFWFMDLLGFNLNSLSLLALALVAGVLVDDAIVEIENIVRHMRMGKNAYQASIDAADEIGLPVVATSFCIVAVFLPVGLMPGISGQFFKNFGITVVIAVLMSLAVARLITPMLAAYFLEAKGHAEHGEGPMMDRYMRILHWSLERGKMRRRRDGIEPPKKRFVYLPMLLMTVLLLIGATGFVFFTANGMLAGLGLADAAGSAVASSPESIAGTFYNRIVAIVQMVVAGILAFAAGWIVLKLLGMGAALFGRRMRDVWRYLEARFYDHRVWMLMIGYFALLLTVQLFMSVPTQFQPLTDSDNSQVQIEMVPGTTLEDTEQVADRVAAMLYEQPEVERALERVRMGNATLYVTLSPDRERTSFQFERQLAPELAKIPDARVRFQSQGGGGGGSGRDITVMLAGSDPELLQDTASQLVEQMKGLDTLVAPRIDADLSRPELIIEPRPDIAADLGVSTASLSQTIRIATLGEIEQNAAKFSLSDRQIPIRVKLPETSRESLTTIENLPVPTLGGGTVPLSRVADIRFGSGPTAIQRYNQSRRILVGADLAEGVVSGTAREQIDALPALQDLPQGVTRDAVGEEQWQQELVTSLMYAVISGVLLVFAVLVLLYKRLMSPLVNMTSLALAPLGGIFLVWLVGQPQSMPVYIGVLLLLGIVSKNSILLIDFAIEAMADGREKMEAIIDAGHKRAQPIVMTTFAMTAGMIPTALSGVLGSGDGAWRAPMGTMVIGGLVVSTLLTLLIVPAGFSLADGFEKRVGPWLRDRVLSYRPGDERDGRHRRAGGAEPEPAE; translated from the coding sequence ATGGATTTCCGCAATATCTCCGCATGGTCGATCCGAAACCCGGTCATCCCGCTGGTCCTGTTCACCGCGCTGCTGTTCGCTGGCCTGCTCAGCTTTCGCACGATGGACGTGGTCAACAACCCGGAAGTGGAATTTCCCGCGGTTAACGTCTCAATCTCGCAGCCGGGTGCCGCGCCGACCGAAATCGAGAACCAGATCACCCAGCTGGTCGAGTCCGCCGTGCGATCGATCAATGGCGTGAAGACGATCAATTCGACCGCGTCGGAAGGCAGTTCGAGCACCTTCATCGAATTCGAGATCGGCACCGATCCCGACGATGCGGTGTCCGAAGTGACCAATGCGATCGACACCATCCGCGGGTCGCTGCCCGACGGCATCCTCGAGCCGCGCGTGTCGAAAGAGGAGATTTCCGGCGGCTTCCTCGGTATTTATGCCGTCGAAGCCGACGACATGACGCTGGAGCAACTGAGCTGGTTCATCGACGACGTCGTGGCCAAGCGGCTGCTCGGCGTCGAGGGCATGGCCGAGGTCAATCGCTTCGCCGGGGTGGACCGCGAGATCGAAGTGATCCTCGATCCGCAGCGCATCCAGTCCTACGGCGTGACCGCCAGCCAGCTCAACCAGGTACTGCGTCAGAACAACCTGAACGCGGCGGGCGGCGCAGCCGAAGTCGGCGGCACGCGCCAGTCGGTCCGCGTGCTCGGCAACAGCCAGGATGCCTATGCCCTCTCGCAGCAGCAGATCCAGCTGGGCGACGGGCGCACGATCAAGCTGGCGGACGTGGCGACCGTGCGCGACGGCTATTCCGAGCAGACCTCGATCAGCAAGGTCCGCGACAAGGAGGTCGTCAACTTCGCGATGTCGCGCGCCAAGGGCGCATCGGACGTCTCGACCTTCGAGGGCGCGCTCGAAGAGATCGCCGAAATCGAGGCCGAGAATCCCGGCGTGCGCTTCATCCAGCTGACCGACTCGGTGAAATATACCGAGGAGCAGTACGAAAGCTCGATGGCGATGATGATCGAGGGCGCGCTGCTCGCGGTGGTCGTCGTGTTCTTCTTCCTTCGCGACTGGCGCGCGACCTTCATTTCCTCGGTCGCCATTCCGCTCTCCGCGATCCCGACCTTCTGGTTCATGGACCTGCTCGGGTTCAACCTGAACTCGCTGTCCCTGCTGGCACTCGCGCTGGTGGCAGGCGTGCTGGTCGACGACGCGATCGTCGAGATCGAGAACATCGTCAGACACATGCGAATGGGCAAGAACGCCTATCAGGCATCGATCGACGCGGCGGACGAGATCGGCCTGCCGGTGGTCGCAACCAGCTTCTGCATCGTCGCGGTGTTCCTGCCGGTCGGCCTGATGCCTGGCATCTCGGGGCAGTTCTTCAAGAACTTCGGCATCACCGTCGTGATCGCGGTGCTGATGTCGCTGGCGGTCGCCCGCCTGATTACTCCGATGCTGGCGGCCTACTTCCTCGAGGCCAAGGGGCACGCCGAACATGGCGAAGGCCCGATGATGGACCGCTACATGCGCATCCTCCACTGGTCGCTCGAACGCGGCAAGATGCGCCGCCGCCGCGACGGGATCGAGCCGCCGAAAAAGCGCTTCGTCTACCTGCCGATGCTGCTGATGACGGTCTTGCTGCTGATCGGGGCGACCGGCTTCGTGTTCTTCACCGCAAACGGGATGCTCGCGGGGCTCGGCCTGGCCGATGCGGCGGGCAGCGCGGTGGCGTCGTCGCCGGAATCCATCGCGGGCACGTTCTACAATCGCATCGTGGCCATCGTGCAGATGGTCGTGGCCGGTATCCTCGCGTTCGCGGCTGGATGGATCGTGCTCAAGCTGCTGGGCATGGGTGCGGCCCTCTTCGGGCGGCGCATGCGCGATGTATGGCGCTATCTCGAGGCGCGCTTCTACGATCACCGCGTCTGGATGCTGATGATCGGCTATTTCGCGCTGTTGCTGACCGTCCAGCTGTTCATGAGCGTGCCTACGCAGTTCCAGCCGCTTACCGACAGTGACAACAGCCAGGTGCAGATCGAAATGGTCCCCGGGACCACTCTGGAGGATACCGAGCAGGTCGCCGATCGTGTGGCGGCGATGCTTTACGAACAGCCCGAGGTCGAGCGCGCGCTGGAGCGCGTGCGGATGGGCAACGCCACGCTTTACGTCACGCTCTCGCCCGATCGCGAACGCACGTCCTTCCAGTTCGAGCGGCAGCTGGCTCCCGAGCTTGCCAAGATTCCCGACGCGCGAGTCCGCTTCCAGTCGCAGGGCGGCGGCGGTGGCGGCAGCGGTCGCGACATCACGGTGATGCTGGCCGGGTCGGACCCCGAATTGCTGCAGGATACCGCTTCGCAACTGGTCGAGCAGATGAAGGGGCTCGACACGCTCGTCGCCCCGCGCATCGATGCCGATCTCAGCCGGCCCGAACTGATTATCGAGCCGCGGCCCGATATTGCTGCCGACCTTGGCGTATCGACCGCCTCGCTCAGCCAGACGATCCGCATCGCGACGCTGGGCGAGATCGAACAGAACGCGGCGAAGTTCTCGCTCTCGGACCGGCAGATCCCGATCCGGGTGAAGCTGCCCGAAACTTCGCGCGAAAGCCTGACGACGATCGAGAACCTGCCGGTCCCCACGCTGGGCGGCGGCACCGTGCCCTTGAGCCGGGTGGCGGACATCCGCTTCGGCTCGGGCCCCACGGCGATCCAGCGCTACAACCAGAGCCGCCGGATCCTGGTCGGTGCCGACCTCGCCGAAGGCGTCGTCAGCGGGACCGCGCGCGAACAGATCGATGCGTTGCCCGCGCTGCAGGACCTGCCGCAGGGCGTCACCCGCGATGCGGTGGGCGAGGAGCAGTGGCAGCAGGAACTGGTCACCAGCCTGATGTACGCCGTGATCTCGGGCGTGCTGCTCGTGTTCGCGGTGCTGGTGCTGCTCTACAAGCGGCTGATGAGCCCGCTGGTCAACATGACCAGCCTCGCGCTCGCGCCGCTGGGCGGCATCTTCCTCGTCTGGCTGGTCGGCCAGCCGCAGTCGATGCCGGTCTATATCGGGGTGCTGCTATTGCTGGGGATCGTCTCCAAGAACTCGATCCTGCTGATCGACTTCGCGATCGAGGCCATGGCCGACGGGCGCGAGAAGATGGAAGCGATCATCGATGCGGGCCACAAGCGGGCGCAGCCGATTGTGATGACGACCTTCGCCATGACCGCCGGCATGATCCCGACCGCGCTTTCGGGCGTGCTCGGATCGGGCGACGGCGCGTGGCGCGCGCCGATGGGGACGATGGTGATCGGCGGGCTGGTCGTCTCGACGCTCCTCACCCTGCTGATCGTCCCTGCGGGCTTCAGCCTGGCGGACGGGTTCGAGAAGCGCGTCGGGCCGTGGCTGCGCGACCGCGTGCTCAGCTATCGCCCCGGCGATGAAAGGGATGGTCGGCACCGCAGGGCTGGCGGGGCGGAGCCAGAACCGGCCGAGTGA
- a CDS encoding efflux RND transporter periplasmic adaptor subunit translates to MNYQTPLGEKDDGTSVTQTYSTTTIDEPAGRSRTLIYVGIAAVIVAALVAGWFFLSSTNAAPETAGGNEQAAQITVMQPGSGTIEGTITATGTIGARRALPVGVVGEGGRVVSVNVEQGQWVEAGQVLASIDRSVQNEQARAQAAQVQVARADAELAQNNLDRALQLVERGFISSAEVDRLTATRDAARARVNVAQAQLGELRERSARLNIVAPASGLVLERNIEAGQTVGAGTPSVFVIAQGGQMELRAQVGESELQRLGVGVEADVSPVGSSQTYTGQIWQIEPTVDEQSRQGVARIALSYAPGLRPGGFATATIRSGTTVAPLLPESAVLADDDGSYVYIVDADNTVQRRPVETGMVTGGGIAIQSGLSGNERIVVRAGGFLNPGERVNPVMQDE, encoded by the coding sequence ATGAATTACCAAACCCCGCTGGGCGAAAAAGACGATGGAACGAGTGTGACCCAGACTTACTCCACGACCACGATCGACGAACCGGCCGGTCGTTCGCGCACCTTGATCTACGTCGGCATCGCGGCGGTGATCGTCGCCGCCTTGGTTGCGGGATGGTTTTTCCTCAGCTCGACCAACGCGGCACCCGAGACAGCAGGCGGAAACGAACAGGCCGCGCAGATCACGGTGATGCAGCCGGGCAGCGGAACGATCGAGGGCACGATCACCGCGACCGGCACGATCGGCGCGCGCCGCGCGCTGCCGGTGGGCGTCGTCGGCGAAGGGGGCCGGGTGGTCTCCGTCAATGTGGAGCAGGGCCAGTGGGTCGAAGCGGGCCAGGTTCTCGCCTCGATCGATCGCTCGGTCCAGAACGAGCAGGCGCGCGCCCAGGCGGCTCAGGTGCAGGTCGCCCGGGCGGATGCGGAGCTGGCGCAGAACAATCTCGACCGCGCATTGCAGCTGGTCGAGCGCGGGTTCATTTCCAGTGCCGAGGTGGACCGGCTGACCGCGACGCGCGATGCCGCGCGCGCGCGGGTAAACGTGGCACAGGCGCAGCTCGGCGAATTGCGCGAGCGCAGCGCGCGGCTGAACATCGTCGCTCCCGCTTCGGGGCTGGTCCTCGAACGCAATATAGAAGCGGGCCAGACCGTTGGCGCGGGAACGCCGTCCGTCTTCGTCATCGCGCAGGGCGGCCAGATGGAGCTGCGCGCGCAGGTCGGTGAGAGCGAACTGCAGCGGCTGGGCGTCGGCGTCGAGGCGGACGTGTCGCCGGTCGGCTCGTCGCAGACCTACACGGGGCAGATCTGGCAGATCGAACCGACAGTCGACGAACAGAGCCGCCAGGGAGTTGCGCGCATCGCGCTGTCCTACGCACCGGGACTGCGCCCGGGAGGCTTCGCGACCGCGACCATTCGCAGCGGTACCACTGTCGCCCCGCTATTGCCGGAAAGCGCGGTCCTTGCGGATGACGACGGCAGCTATGTCTATATCGTCGATGCCGACAACACGGTGCAGCGCCGCCCGGTCGAGACCGGTATGGTGACGGGCGGTGGTATCGCGATCCAGAGCGGTCTTTCGGGCAATGAACGCATCGTCGTGCGCGCGGGCGGGTTCCTCAACCCCGGCGAACGCGTGAACCCCGTGATGCAGGACGAGTAA
- a CDS encoding serine hydrolase domain-containing protein — protein sequence MLSPRALLLATPLPLVLSLAACGGGAEPDPGPTEAELAAVEENPGVGRQRLAMEFGDLFEEEQGLGDTRAALVMHAGEIVAERYGEGYDADTRFISWSMAKTVTAVMIGMLVADGALELDAPAPIASWQRPGDARADITLRHLLQMRSGLDHTEGGEVPYESSEVRMLFLDQRDDMATFAEQQPLEAEPGETFEYSSNTTVILADIAANALTGGSDDPEERRIAVDTYLKTRLFGPLGMDSMVPEYDAAGTLIGGSAIHATARDWARFGEFLRNRGSYRGTQLVPRKWIEFMLEPSPPAPFYGGQTWLNTQAGDPQNQLYPIDSPEGIFAAIGHMGQYIVVSPQQRLTIVRLGHSDADQRRALLRQINDVVELYPSP from the coding sequence ATGTTGTCGCCCCGCGCATTGCTGCTTGCAACCCCCCTGCCCCTCGTTTTGTCGCTTGCCGCGTGCGGTGGAGGGGCGGAGCCCGATCCGGGCCCGACCGAGGCCGAACTGGCCGCCGTCGAGGAAAACCCCGGCGTCGGTCGGCAGAGACTGGCGATGGAGTTCGGCGACCTGTTCGAGGAAGAACAGGGGCTAGGCGATACCCGCGCCGCGCTGGTCATGCACGCAGGCGAGATTGTCGCCGAGCGCTACGGCGAAGGCTACGATGCGGACACGCGCTTCATCAGCTGGTCGATGGCGAAAACCGTCACCGCCGTGATGATCGGGATGCTGGTCGCCGATGGCGCGTTGGAGCTCGACGCGCCCGCGCCCATCGCCAGCTGGCAACGCCCGGGGGACGCGCGTGCCGACATCACGCTTCGCCACCTGCTGCAGATGCGCTCGGGCCTCGATCATACCGAAGGCGGCGAAGTGCCCTACGAATCAAGTGAGGTGCGAATGCTCTTCCTCGACCAGCGCGACGACATGGCGACCTTTGCGGAGCAGCAGCCGCTCGAAGCCGAGCCGGGCGAAACGTTCGAATATTCGAGCAACACGACCGTGATCCTCGCCGATATCGCCGCCAATGCGCTGACGGGCGGCAGCGACGATCCCGAGGAACGGCGGATTGCGGTCGACACCTATCTCAAGACGCGTCTGTTTGGGCCGCTGGGTATGGATTCGATGGTGCCCGAATATGATGCGGCAGGCACGCTGATCGGCGGCAGCGCCATCCATGCAACGGCGCGCGACTGGGCGCGGTTCGGGGAGTTCCTGCGCAACCGCGGAAGCTATCGCGGCACCCAGCTGGTCCCACGCAAGTGGATCGAGTTCATGCTCGAGCCGAGCCCGCCCGCGCCTTTCTATGGCGGGCAGACCTGGCTCAATACACAGGCAGGCGATCCACAGAACCAGCTCTATCCGATCGACAGCCCGGAAGGAATTTTCGCGGCAATCGGCCATATGGGGCAGTATATCGTCGTCTCGCCGCAGCAGCGCCTGACGATCGTGCGCCTCGGCCATTCGGATGCGGACCAGCGGCGCGCGCTCCTGCGCCAGATCAACGACGTGGTCGAACTCTACCCGTCCCCATAA
- a CDS encoding DUF445 domain-containing protein codes for MRRTATLMLVLMAALFAASHALIETYPAQEPWLGFLNAFAEAAMVGGLADWFAVTALFRHPLGLPIPHTAIIPRKKDRIADTMAQFLRENFLTPTVVARRMRKMNLAASAGDFLVKRQGKERTRLMGGGADLVAEVLESLDPERLGMRVRAGLASQLAKVEMAPLLGSLIENLIADGRHRPLLDGFIRWAGLTLEDNEDAVREIIRSRTNSVLRWTGLDERISSSVLDGVYRLLAEVLVDPDHPMRDRIEAGLVKLAAQLKTDPAMQAKVEAVKMDVLENPALADWWMGVWERIRLAMIARARDPESTLGDELRDGLREVGAALQEDPRLQAQINRFARRTAVGLTSRHGEQIVALVSETVKRWDAGTVTDRIESAVGRDLQFIRINGTLVGGLVGVTLHAIVQVV; via the coding sequence ATGCGCCGAACCGCCACGCTGATGCTGGTCCTGATGGCGGCCCTGTTCGCCGCCAGCCATGCGCTGATCGAGACGTATCCCGCGCAGGAGCCGTGGCTGGGCTTCCTCAACGCCTTTGCCGAGGCCGCGATGGTCGGCGGCTTGGCGGACTGGTTCGCGGTGACCGCGCTGTTCCGGCACCCGCTGGGCCTGCCGATCCCGCACACGGCGATCATCCCGAGGAAGAAGGATCGTATCGCGGACACGATGGCGCAATTCCTGCGCGAGAATTTTCTCACCCCGACGGTCGTCGCGCGGCGTATGCGCAAGATGAACCTTGCCGCGAGTGCGGGGGATTTCCTCGTCAAACGCCAGGGCAAGGAGCGGACCCGGCTGATGGGCGGCGGCGCGGACCTTGTCGCAGAAGTGCTCGAATCGCTTGATCCCGAACGGCTGGGCATGCGCGTGCGCGCGGGGCTGGCGAGCCAGCTTGCCAAGGTCGAGATGGCGCCGCTGCTGGGCAGCCTGATCGAGAACCTGATCGCCGACGGCCGCCATCGCCCGCTGCTCGATGGCTTCATCCGCTGGGCGGGCCTGACGCTCGAAGACAACGAGGATGCGGTGCGCGAAATCATCCGCTCGCGCACCAATTCAGTCCTGCGCTGGACCGGACTGGACGAGCGAATCTCGAGCTCGGTCCTTGACGGTGTCTACCGCCTGCTCGCCGAAGTGCTGGTCGATCCCGACCATCCCATGCGCGACCGGATCGAGGCCGGCCTCGTAAAGCTCGCCGCGCAGCTCAAGACCGATCCCGCGATGCAGGCCAAGGTCGAGGCGGTGAAGATGGACGTGCTCGAAAACCCAGCGCTGGCCGACTGGTGGATGGGCGTGTGGGAGCGTATCCGCCTGGCCATGATCGCGCGCGCGCGCGATCCGGAAAGCACCCTCGGCGACGAATTGCGCGATGGCCTGCGCGAAGTCGGCGCCGCCTTGCAGGAAGATCCCAGGCTGCAGGCCCAGATCAACCGTTTCGCCCGCCGCACTGCCGTGGGGCTCACCTCACGCCACGGCGAGCAGATCGTCGCCTTGGTGTCTGAGACCGTGAAGCGCTGGGACGCGGGCACCGTGACCGACCGGATCGAGAGCGCTGTGGGCCGCGACCTTCAGTTCATCCGCATCAACGGCACGCTGGTCGGCGGGCTGGTGGGCGTGACGCTGCACGCGATCGTGCAGGTGGTTTGA
- the sciP gene encoding CtrA inhibitor SciP yields MIENQKIKPDQVIGPLGEPLTLEDLPSPKTKRWVIRRKAEVVAAVNGGLLTIDEVLERYGLTLEEFASWQRAVDRSGMQGLRVTRIQHYRDLYERQLKY; encoded by the coding sequence ATGATCGAGAACCAGAAAATCAAACCCGACCAAGTGATCGGCCCGCTCGGCGAGCCGCTGACGCTGGAAGACCTTCCGAGCCCGAAGACCAAGCGCTGGGTGATTCGCCGCAAGGCGGAAGTGGTCGCCGCAGTAAATGGCGGTCTCCTCACGATCGACGAGGTTCTCGAACGCTATGGCCTGACGCTCGAGGAATTTGCCTCGTGGCAGCGTGCTGTCGACCGCTCGGGCATGCAGGGCCTGCGGGTCACGCGCATCCAGCACTACCGCGATCTGTACGAGCGCCAGCTCAAGTACTGA